In Synechococcales cyanobacterium T60_A2020_003, a single genomic region encodes these proteins:
- a CDS encoding VOC family protein encodes MSSAYSEVFVAIAAVDLAPVVQFYETVFACTPIVQGDRYTEFQLGTLRLGIFKPATSNEAEFPARTNSLSLCVEVDDLGAFIERLRSLNIPVPGSITTASHGREIYIYDPLGDRLILHEQTKVGHN; translated from the coding sequence ATGTCCTCTGCCTATAGTGAAGTGTTTGTGGCGATCGCCGCTGTGGATCTTGCGCCAGTGGTTCAGTTTTATGAAACCGTTTTTGCCTGCACACCCATCGTTCAGGGCGATCGCTACACCGAATTTCAGCTCGGTACGCTGCGTCTGGGAATCTTCAAACCTGCTACCAGCAACGAAGCCGAGTTTCCCGCCCGAACCAACAGTCTTAGCCTGTGCGTAGAGGTTGACGATCTAGGTGCGTTTATCGAACGATTGCGATCGCTCAACATTCCTGTACCTGGCTCGATTACCACCGCATCCCACGGTCGGGAAATCTATATTTATGATCCGTTGGGCGATCGCCTAATTCTGCATGAGCAGACCAAAGTAGGACATAACTAG